A window of the Chlorocebus sabaeus isolate Y175 chromosome 8, mChlSab1.0.hap1, whole genome shotgun sequence genome harbors these coding sequences:
- the LZTS1 gene encoding leucine zipper putative tumor suppressor 1, with translation MGSVSSLISGHSFHSKHCRASQYKLRKSSHLKKLNRYSDGLLRFGFSQDSGHGKSSSKMGKSEDFFYIKVSQKARGSHHPDYTALSSGDLGGQAGVDFDPSTPPKLMPFSNQLEMGSEKGAVRPTAFKPVLPRSGAILHSSPESASHQLHPAPPDKPKEQELKPGLCSGALSDSGRNSMSSLPTHSTSSSYQLDPLVTPVGPTSRFGGSAHNITQGIILQDSNMMSLKALSFSDGGSKLGHPNKADKGPSCVRSPISTDECSIQELEQKLLEREGALQKLQRSFEEKELLSSLAYEERPRRCRDELEGPEPKGGSKLKQASQKSQRAQQVLHLQVLQLQQEKRQLRQELESLMKEQDLLETKLRSYEREKTSFGPALEETQWEVCQKSGEISLLKQQLKESQTEVNAKASEILGLKAQLKDTRGKLEGLELRTQDLEGALRTKGLELEVCENELQRKKNEAELLREKVNLLEQELQELRAQAALARDMVPPTFPEDVPALQRELERLRAELREERQGHDQMSSGFQHERLVWKEEKEKVIQYQKQLQQSYVAMYQRNQRLEKALQQLARGDSAGEPLEVDLEGADIPYEDIIATEI, from the exons ATGGGCAGCGTCAGTAGCCTCATCTCCGGCCACAGCTTCCACAGCAAGCATTGCCGGGCTTCGCAGTACAAGCTGCGcaagtcctcccacctcaagaaGCTCAACCGGTATTCCGACGGGCTGCTGAGGTTTGGCTTCTCCCAGGACTCGGGTCATGGCAAGTCCAGCTCCAAAATGGGCAAGAGCGAAGACTTCTTCTACATCAAGGTCAGCCAGAAAGCCCGGGGCTCGCACCACCCAGATTACACAGCGCTGTCCAGCGGGGACTTAGGGGGCCAGGCTGGGGTGGACTTTGACCCGTCCACACCCCCCAAGCTCATGCCCTTCTCCAATCAGCTAGAAATG GGCTCCGAGAAGGGTGCAGTGAGGCCCACAGCCTTCAAACCTGTGCTGCCGCGGTCAGGAGCCATCCTGCACTCCTCCCCGGAGAGTGCCAGTCACCAGCTGCACCCCGCCCCTCCAGACAAGCCCAAGGAGCAGGAGCTGAAGCCTGGCCTGTGCTCTGGGGCGCTGTCTGACTCCGGCCGGAACTCCATGTCCAGCCTGCCCACACACAGCACCAGCAGCAGCTACCAGCTGGACCCGCTGGTCACACCCGTGGGACCCACCAGCCGTTTTGGGGGCTCTGCCCACAACATCACCCAGGGCATCATCCTCCAGGACAGCAACATGATGAGCCTGAAGGCTCTGTCTTTCTCTGACGGAGGTAGCAAGCTGGGCCACCCGAACAAGGCAGACAAGGGCCCCTCGTGCGTCCGCTCCCCCATCTCCACGGACGAGTGCAGCATCCAGGAGCTGGAGCAGAAGCTATTGGAGAGGGAAGGCGCACTCCAGAAACTGCAGCGCAGCTTCGAGGAGAAGGAGCTCCTCTCCAGCCTGGCCTACGAGGAGCGGCCGCGGCGCTGCAGGGACGAACTGGAGGGCCCGGAGCCGAAAGGCGGCAGCAAGCTCAAGCAGGCCTCACAGAAGAGCCAGCGCGCACAGCAGGTCCTGCATCTGCAGGTACTGCAGCTTCAGCAGGAAAAGCGGCAGCTCCGGCAGGAACTCGAGAGCCTCATGAAGGAGCAGGACCTGCTGGAGACCAAGCTCAGGTCCTACGAGAGGGAGAAGACCAGCTTCGGCCCCGCGCTGGaggagacccagtgggag GTGTGCCAGAAGTCAGGCGAGATCTCCCTCCTGAAGCAGCAGCTGAAGGAGTCCCAGACGGAGGTGAACGCCAAGGCTAGCGAGATCCTGGGTCTCAAGGCGCAGCTGAAGGACACGCGGGGCAAGCTGGAGGGCCTGGAGTTGAGGACCCAGGACCTGGAGGGGGCCCTGCGCACCAAGGGCCTGGAGCTGGAGGTCTGTGAGAATGAGCTGCAGCGCAAGAAGAACGAGGCAGAGCTGCTGCGGGAGAAGGTGAACCTGCTGGAGCAGGAGCTGCAGGAGCTGCGGGCCCAGGCCGCGCTGGCCCGTGACATGGTGCCACCCACCTTCCCCGAGGATGTCCCTGCCTTGCAGCGGGAGCTGGAGCGGCTGCGGGCCGAGCTGCGGGAGGAGAGGCAAGGCCATGACCAGATGTCCTCGGGCTTCCAGCACGAGCGGCTGGtgtggaaggaggagaaggagaaggtgaTTCAGTACCAGAAGCAGCTGCAGCAGAGCTACGTGGCCATGTACCAGCGGAACCAGCGCCTGGAGAAGGCCCTGCAGCAGCTGGCACGCGGGGACAGCGCCGGGGAGCCCTTGGAGGTTGACCTGGAAGGGGCTGACATCCCCTACGAGGACATCATAGCCACCGAGATCTGA